One Halosegnis longus DNA window includes the following coding sequences:
- a CDS encoding PGF-CTERM sorting domain-containing protein, with protein MRSRLLAVVFAALLIATPMAGVAGAQESQEDGPEWPTPPEADSAYVTDDGDVVLVYEQETESPTGGTVETANFGLDVGEGVAHALFVQNMTSASETTGEFTTVLDPDRIAANGSLATPSPDALSSFSLNADLVQSDTEANADFSLEAGIDESAGVGGFVESADLENELRVGPDRLTADGQLSFSTGFGAGTEQSQSFTVTEDDSGYTLDAAQNRPVYSYSVDNWNTRSAAEQTITQNYGSLATQLGGEASVTLESYSFSNATDSYADGMLDVEFTVEYTGIDDGLSEQVATMLASSEQYDLTQSEAETVGEQIAEMQINEASVSTSTGDGANEYSYSADVENYDGALRAYYTVLQSASMPAGTSLPASYNASFERIQQTLDAQQESGMVQTFTLDGSVSQADSGTDVTLNAGYETENWEAYRQALADRDIELASSEMSLQAGLDGDEITADGSVTVQQDELVSNMLSSVTSTTENGSDVSRLAQAFEDAGFQRARTDISVSDGQVQMEAGASFRNMQQLASVYQELSGAESLPSTIVGEQNSSDSSTVYMRLSGAVSADATEEDVRALEPVGEDTEVSLAGDHDRTFPSVDVENAYDYLNIDRSTGTDTSEGSQPGFGVAVALVALAGAAFLARRE; from the coding sequence GTGCGTAGCCGACTGCTCGCGGTTGTCTTTGCTGCCCTCCTCATCGCGACGCCGATGGCCGGTGTCGCTGGTGCACAGGAGTCACAGGAAGACGGTCCCGAGTGGCCGACGCCGCCCGAGGCGGATAGCGCGTACGTGACCGACGACGGCGACGTCGTCCTCGTGTACGAGCAAGAAACGGAATCCCCGACCGGCGGAACCGTCGAGACCGCGAACTTCGGGCTCGACGTGGGCGAGGGCGTTGCACACGCCCTGTTCGTCCAGAACATGACGAGCGCATCCGAGACGACCGGTGAGTTCACGACGGTGCTCGACCCGGACCGCATCGCCGCGAACGGCTCGCTGGCGACGCCGTCGCCGGACGCGCTCTCGTCGTTCTCGCTGAACGCGGACCTCGTCCAGAGTGATACCGAGGCGAACGCCGACTTCTCGCTCGAGGCCGGTATCGACGAGAGCGCCGGCGTCGGCGGATTCGTCGAATCGGCCGACCTCGAAAACGAGCTGCGCGTCGGTCCGGACCGACTCACCGCCGACGGTCAGCTCTCCTTCTCGACCGGCTTCGGTGCCGGCACGGAACAGAGCCAGTCGTTCACGGTGACGGAAGACGACAGCGGCTACACGCTCGATGCGGCCCAGAATCGGCCGGTGTACTCCTACTCGGTCGACAACTGGAACACCCGCAGTGCGGCCGAACAGACCATCACCCAGAACTACGGCTCGCTTGCGACCCAACTCGGCGGCGAGGCGTCCGTGACCCTGGAGTCGTACTCCTTCTCGAACGCGACGGACTCCTACGCCGACGGGATGCTCGACGTGGAGTTCACCGTCGAGTACACCGGCATCGACGACGGGCTCTCCGAGCAGGTCGCCACGATGCTCGCGTCCTCCGAGCAGTACGACCTGACCCAGTCCGAAGCCGAAACGGTCGGCGAGCAGATCGCCGAGATGCAGATCAACGAGGCCAGCGTCTCGACGAGTACCGGCGACGGAGCGAACGAGTACAGCTACAGCGCCGACGTTGAGAACTACGACGGCGCACTGCGTGCCTACTACACGGTGCTCCAGTCGGCGTCGATGCCGGCCGGCACCTCGCTGCCCGCCTCCTACAACGCGAGCTTCGAGCGAATCCAGCAGACGCTCGACGCCCAACAGGAGTCCGGCATGGTCCAGACGTTCACCCTCGACGGCTCCGTCTCGCAGGCCGACAGCGGCACCGACGTGACGCTGAACGCCGGCTACGAGACCGAAAACTGGGAAGCGTACCGACAGGCGCTCGCCGACCGCGACATCGAACTCGCCAGCAGCGAGATGAGCCTCCAGGCCGGTCTCGACGGTGACGAAATCACCGCCGACGGCTCCGTGACCGTCCAGCAGGACGAACTCGTCTCGAACATGCTGAGTTCGGTGACGAGCACGACGGAGAACGGCTCCGACGTGAGCCGGCTCGCACAGGCGTTCGAGGACGCCGGGTTCCAGCGTGCACGCACCGACATCTCCGTCAGCGACGGACAGGTCCAGATGGAAGCGGGTGCGTCGTTCCGCAACATGCAACAGCTCGCCTCGGTGTATCAGGAGCTGTCGGGCGCGGAGTCGCTCCCGTCCACCATCGTCGGTGAGCAAAACAGCTCCGACAGCTCAACCGTATACATGCGCCTGTCCGGTGCCGTCAGCGCCGACGCCACCGAGGAGGACGTGCGCGCGCTCGAACCCGTCGGCGAGGACACCGAAGTCAGCCTCGCGGGCGATCACGACCGCACGTTCCCGAGCGTCGACGTCGAGAACGCCTACGACTACCTGAACATCGACCGGTCGACGGGTACCGACACCAGCGAGGGCTCACAGCCCGGCTTCGGTGTCGCCGTCGCGCTGGTCGCACTCGCCGGCGCTGCCTTCCTCGCGCGCCGCGAGTAA
- the ilvD gene encoding dihydroxy-acid dehydratase, whose amino-acid sequence MSQQEPPEQTPDIPEKDADLRSREVTEGAERAPHRAMFRAMGFDDDDLASPMVGVANPAADITPCNVHLDDVATAALDGVDANGGMPIEFGTITISDAISMGTEGMKASLISREVIADSVELVSFGERMDALVTVAGCDKNLPGMMMAAIRTDLPSVFLYGGSIMPGNHEGREITVQNVFEGVGAVASGEMTEDELVEMEHDACPGAGSCGGMFTANTMASISEALGLAPLGSASPPAEAPERYQTAERAGELVLECVEADRKPSDILTKTSFENAIALQVAVGGSTNAVLHLLALAAEAGIDLSIEEFDEISKRTPKIANLQPGGTRVMNDLHEVGGIPVVVRRLVEGGYMDGDAATVTGNTISEELAELEASGHLPADADIDEDFLAPVDDPFHEEGAIKILTGNLAPDGAVLKVTGEDKWYHEGPVRVFENEEDAMAYVQEGHIESGDVLAIRNEGPQGGPGMREMLGVTAAVVGAGHEDDVALLTDGRFSGATRGPMIGHVAPEAYVGGPIGALEDGDVVRIDVDDRTMEVDLSDEELERRLDERDQPEPNYTTGVLAKYGQTFGSAANGAVTNPGAKR is encoded by the coding sequence ATGAGCCAGCAGGAGCCGCCAGAGCAGACACCCGACATCCCCGAGAAGGACGCCGACCTCCGGTCGCGTGAGGTGACCGAAGGGGCCGAACGCGCCCCACACCGCGCGATGTTCCGCGCGATGGGGTTCGACGACGACGACCTCGCCAGCCCGATGGTCGGGGTCGCGAATCCCGCGGCCGACATCACCCCGTGTAACGTCCACCTCGACGACGTGGCGACGGCCGCCCTCGACGGCGTGGACGCCAACGGCGGGATGCCGATCGAGTTCGGCACCATCACCATTTCCGACGCCATCTCCATGGGGACGGAGGGTATGAAGGCCTCACTCATCTCACGTGAGGTCATCGCCGACTCCGTCGAACTCGTCTCCTTCGGCGAGCGCATGGACGCACTGGTCACCGTCGCCGGCTGTGACAAGAACCTCCCGGGGATGATGATGGCCGCCATCCGGACCGACCTCCCCTCCGTCTTTCTGTACGGCGGCTCCATCATGCCCGGCAACCACGAGGGCCGCGAGATAACCGTCCAGAACGTCTTCGAGGGGGTCGGCGCGGTCGCCTCCGGCGAGATGACGGAAGACGAACTCGTGGAGATGGAACACGACGCCTGTCCGGGTGCCGGCTCCTGTGGTGGGATGTTCACCGCCAACACGATGGCGTCCATCTCGGAGGCGCTCGGACTCGCCCCGCTCGGGTCTGCCTCGCCGCCCGCAGAGGCCCCGGAACGCTACCAGACCGCAGAGCGCGCGGGCGAACTCGTCTTGGAGTGTGTCGAAGCCGACCGCAAACCCTCGGATATCCTCACGAAGACGAGCTTCGAGAACGCCATCGCCCTGCAGGTCGCCGTCGGCGGCTCCACCAACGCCGTGCTCCACCTGCTCGCGCTCGCGGCCGAGGCCGGCATCGACCTCTCCATCGAGGAGTTCGACGAGATCTCGAAGCGAACGCCCAAGATTGCGAACCTCCAGCCCGGCGGCACCCGCGTCATGAACGACCTCCACGAGGTCGGCGGGATTCCGGTCGTCGTTCGCCGGCTCGTCGAGGGCGGCTACATGGACGGCGACGCCGCGACAGTCACCGGTAACACCATCAGCGAGGAGTTGGCCGAACTCGAAGCCAGCGGTCACCTTCCCGCCGACGCGGACATCGACGAGGACTTCCTCGCGCCCGTCGACGACCCGTTCCACGAGGAGGGCGCAATCAAGATTCTCACCGGCAACCTCGCGCCCGACGGCGCGGTCCTGAAAGTGACCGGCGAGGACAAGTGGTACCACGAGGGACCGGTTCGCGTCTTCGAGAACGAAGAGGACGCGATGGCATACGTGCAGGAGGGGCACATCGAGTCGGGCGACGTGCTCGCCATCCGCAACGAAGGGCCGCAGGGCGGTCCCGGGATGCGCGAGATGCTCGGCGTGACGGCGGCGGTCGTCGGGGCCGGCCACGAGGACGACGTGGCCCTGCTCACTGACGGGCGCTTCTCGGGAGCCACGCGCGGCCCGATGATTGGGCACGTCGCCCCCGAAGCCTACGTCGGCGGGCCGATCGGCGCGCTCGAAGACGGTGACGTGGTCCGTATCGACGTGGACGACCGCACGATGGAGGTGGACCTCTCGGACGAGGAACTCGAACGACGCCTCGACGAGCGCGACCAGCCGGAACCGAACTACACGACCGGCGTGCTCGCGAAGTACGGCCAGACGTTCGGTTCCGCGGCCAACGGTGCCGTGACGAATCCGGGCGCGAAGCGGTAG
- a CDS encoding aldo/keto reductase: MDQTTLTVGGTEVPALGFGTWRLTGETCYTAVRDALDVGYRHLDTAQAYGNERQVGDALADSDVDREDVFVTTKLNVGNREYEDVLRTTEESLARLGLSTLDLLLIHNPAQRTPVEETLDAMCGLVADGKVRHIGVSNFNIDRLDRARQHATEPIFTNQVQFSPYWPQSGMQDYCDIHDVLLTAYSPLGHGAVLDDPVLAEVGARYDKSAVQVALRWLLQQGVATIPKATSREHIEANFDVFDFELTPAEMETVRQPSRGRALKGFVRGHLPG, from the coding sequence ATGGACCAGACGACACTCACGGTCGGTGGAACGGAGGTGCCGGCGCTCGGCTTCGGCACGTGGCGGCTCACGGGCGAGACCTGCTATACGGCCGTCAGGGACGCGCTCGACGTGGGGTACCGCCACCTCGACACCGCACAGGCGTACGGCAACGAGCGACAGGTCGGCGATGCACTCGCCGACAGCGACGTGGACCGAGAAGACGTGTTCGTCACGACGAAGCTCAACGTCGGCAACCGCGAGTACGAGGACGTACTGCGAACGACCGAGGAGTCGCTCGCCCGGCTCGGGCTCTCGACGCTCGATTTGCTGCTCATCCACAATCCGGCCCAGCGCACGCCGGTCGAGGAGACGCTCGACGCGATGTGTGGCCTCGTCGCCGACGGGAAGGTGCGACACATCGGCGTCTCCAACTTCAACATCGACCGGCTCGACCGCGCCCGCCAGCACGCAACGGAGCCGATTTTCACGAATCAGGTGCAGTTCAGCCCCTACTGGCCACAGAGCGGGATGCAGGACTACTGTGACATCCACGACGTGCTGTTGACCGCTTACTCGCCGCTCGGCCACGGTGCCGTCCTCGATGACCCCGTACTCGCCGAGGTCGGGGCACGCTACGACAAGTCGGCCGTGCAGGTCGCGCTCCGGTGGCTCCTCCAGCAGGGGGTCGCAACGATTCCGAAGGCGACGAGTCGCGAACACATCGAGGCGAACTTCGACGTGTTCGACTTCGAACTCACGCCCGCGGAGATGGAGACCGTGCGCCAGCCGTCGCGCGGCCGCGCGCTCAAGGGGTTCGTCCGGGGCCACCTTCCGGGATGA
- a CDS encoding MBL fold metallo-hydrolase produces MMKQLREGVWQIECSGVNAYLADDGGTLTLIDAGTPRDEPTIRAAVTDAGYALADIERVLITHYDVDHVGALAALELDADIYIGAGDRGFLVGDEKPPFGNLKGALQRVTGTVTTPPTGEVTGVADGDTVGSFTVYYTPGHTPGHVAYVSEDLSVAFVGDLVRESDGDLGPSPKPMSYDTERVRDSIEYLADAEPAVEVLAMGHGVPFVRDGAVRLAELGERIARL; encoded by the coding sequence ATGATGAAACAGCTTCGCGAAGGCGTCTGGCAGATCGAGTGCAGCGGCGTCAACGCGTATCTGGCCGACGACGGCGGGACGCTGACGCTCATCGACGCGGGGACGCCCCGCGACGAGCCGACGATTCGGGCCGCAGTGACGGATGCCGGCTACGCGCTCGCGGATATCGAGCGCGTGCTCATCACACACTACGACGTGGACCACGTCGGCGCGCTCGCCGCGCTCGAGTTGGACGCGGACATCTACATCGGGGCGGGCGACCGCGGCTTCTTAGTCGGCGACGAGAAGCCGCCGTTCGGGAATCTAAAGGGTGCACTCCAGCGCGTCACCGGCACGGTCACCACCCCACCGACCGGTGAGGTGACCGGCGTCGCGGACGGCGACACGGTCGGCTCCTTCACCGTCTACTACACGCCCGGCCACACGCCCGGTCACGTCGCGTACGTGAGCGAGGACCTCTCCGTGGCGTTCGTCGGCGACCTCGTGCGCGAGAGCGACGGCGACCTCGGCCCCTCGCCCAAGCCGATGAGCTACGACACCGAGCGCGTCCGCGACTCCATCGAGTATCTGGCCGACGCGGAACCCGCCGTCGAGGTGTTGGCGATGGGCCACGGCGTCCCGTTCGTCCGCGACGGTGCCGTTCGCCTCGCCGAGTTGGGCGAGCGCATCGCCCGTCTGTAG
- a CDS encoding DUF7126 family protein, translating into MTRAVIAGNDVSRLGDALATEGVDVTTAAGTANRDALEAAGIAEADVLVVTEMRLATSIPVAKELNPDVRVVVYAEGSLPDFARGQAGHILDPKLMDPDFVAEEVAAA; encoded by the coding sequence ATGACCCGCGCTGTTATCGCCGGCAACGACGTGTCGCGTCTCGGCGACGCGCTCGCGACGGAGGGTGTCGACGTGACGACCGCCGCCGGCACCGCAAACCGCGACGCGCTCGAAGCCGCCGGCATCGCCGAGGCGGACGTGCTCGTCGTCACCGAGATGCGACTCGCAACCTCGATTCCCGTCGCGAAGGAGCTGAACCCCGACGTTCGGGTCGTCGTCTACGCCGAAGGCTCGCTGCCCGACTTCGCGCGCGGACAGGCCGGCCACATCCTCGACCCGAAGCTGATGGACCCGGACTTCGTCGCAGAAGAGGTCGCCGCGGCCTGA
- the guaA gene encoding glutamine-hydrolyzing GMP synthase, with protein MVDVESFIPEAKAEIQEAVGDEEAIIALSGGVDSSVAAALTHEAIGDHLTAVYVDTGLMRKGETEEIRETFAFMDGLRVVDARDRFLTALEGVTDPEEKRHVIGEQFIREFEREAREADARYLVQGTIYPDRIESEGNIKSHHNVGGLPEVVDFDGIVEPCRDLYKDEVREVARALELEEIISERMPFPGPGLAVRIVGEVTAEKVEVARESCHVVEEETAEHEPWQAFAAVIGKATGVKGDNRVHGWVVAVRSVESRDGMTARAQELDWQTLQRIQSRITGTLDNVSRVVYDVTHKPPATIEYE; from the coding sequence ATGGTCGATGTCGAGTCGTTCATCCCCGAGGCGAAAGCCGAGATCCAGGAGGCCGTCGGCGACGAGGAGGCCATCATCGCGCTTTCGGGCGGCGTCGACTCCTCCGTGGCCGCCGCGCTCACCCACGAGGCAATCGGCGACCACCTGACCGCCGTCTACGTTGACACCGGCCTGATGCGAAAAGGCGAGACCGAGGAGATTCGCGAGACGTTCGCGTTCATGGACGGGCTTCGCGTCGTCGACGCGCGCGACCGCTTTCTCACCGCGCTCGAAGGCGTGACTGACCCCGAGGAGAAGCGCCACGTCATCGGCGAGCAGTTCATCCGCGAGTTCGAGCGCGAAGCACGGGAGGCCGACGCCCGCTATCTCGTGCAGGGGACCATCTACCCAGACCGCATCGAGTCCGAGGGGAACATCAAATCCCACCACAACGTGGGCGGACTCCCCGAGGTCGTCGACTTCGACGGCATCGTCGAGCCGTGTCGCGACCTCTACAAGGACGAGGTGCGCGAGGTCGCCCGCGCGCTCGAACTGGAGGAAATCATCTCCGAGCGGATGCCGTTCCCCGGCCCGGGACTCGCCGTCCGCATCGTCGGTGAGGTGACAGCAGAGAAGGTGGAGGTCGCCCGCGAGTCGTGTCACGTCGTCGAAGAGGAGACGGCAGAACACGAGCCGTGGCAGGCCTTTGCGGCCGTCATCGGGAAGGCCACGGGCGTGAAGGGTGACAACCGCGTCCACGGCTGGGTCGTCGCCGTTCGGTCCGTCGAATCCCGCGACGGAATGACCGCCCGCGCACAGGAGCTCGACTGGCAGACGCTCCAGCGCATCCAGTCGCGGATTACCGGAACGCTCGACAACGTCTCGCGGGTCGTCTACGACGTGACCCACAAGCCGCCCGCGACCATCGAGTACGAGTAG
- the pyrG gene encoding glutamine hydrolyzing CTP synthase, which produces MPTELTEYDPSMGRKFIFVTGGVMSGLGKGITAASTGRLLANAGFDVTAVKIDPYLNVDAGTMNPYQHGEVYVLKDGGEVDLDLGNYERFLDIDMTFDHNITTGKTYQHVIEKERAGDYLGKTVQIIPHITDDIKRRIREAAEGSDVCIIEVGGTVGDIEGMPYLEALRQFAHEEDDGDILFTHVTLVPYSQNGEQKTKPTQHSVKELRSIGLQPDILVGRADDELEQHTKEKIALFCDVPTDAVFSNPDVPDVYQVPLVVEDEGLDQYVMERLDLAEEALPASERENEWRELVTQETTGEVDIALVGKYDLEDAYLSVHEALKHAGLDQGVDVNVLWVDAEEMTDEHRDRLERADGLVVPGGFGARGTDGKIEAVRYAREHDVPFLGLCLGFQMAVIEFARNVCGLDHADSTEFEEETPHPVIAILPEQYEVEDMGGTMRLGAHETQIQEGTLAAELYDGDSCTERHRHRYEVNPEYIDELESAGITFSGRAGNRMEILELDDHPYFVGTQFHPEFRSRPGRASPPFVGLLDAVLGGDD; this is translated from the coding sequence ATGCCGACGGAACTCACCGAGTACGACCCGAGCATGGGTCGGAAGTTCATTTTCGTTACAGGGGGTGTCATGTCCGGACTGGGGAAGGGGATTACCGCCGCCAGTACCGGCCGACTGCTCGCGAACGCCGGGTTCGACGTGACCGCCGTCAAAATCGACCCGTATCTCAACGTCGACGCGGGCACGATGAACCCCTACCAGCACGGCGAGGTGTACGTCCTGAAGGACGGCGGCGAGGTCGACCTCGATTTGGGGAACTACGAGCGGTTCCTCGATATCGACATGACCTTCGACCACAACATCACGACGGGCAAGACCTACCAACACGTCATCGAGAAGGAGCGCGCGGGCGATTATCTGGGCAAGACGGTCCAGATTATCCCCCACATCACCGACGACATCAAGCGCCGGATTCGAGAGGCGGCCGAGGGGTCTGACGTGTGTATTATCGAAGTCGGCGGCACCGTCGGTGACATCGAAGGAATGCCGTATCTGGAGGCGCTCCGGCAGTTCGCTCACGAGGAGGACGACGGCGACATCCTGTTCACCCACGTCACGCTCGTCCCGTACTCACAGAACGGCGAGCAGAAGACGAAGCCAACCCAACACTCGGTGAAGGAGCTGCGCTCTATCGGACTCCAGCCCGACATCCTCGTCGGCCGCGCCGACGACGAACTCGAACAGCACACGAAAGAGAAGATTGCACTCTTCTGTGACGTACCGACCGACGCCGTGTTCTCGAACCCCGACGTGCCAGACGTGTATCAGGTTCCGCTCGTCGTGGAGGACGAGGGGCTCGACCAGTACGTGATGGAGCGGCTCGACCTCGCCGAGGAGGCGCTGCCCGCCTCGGAGCGTGAAAACGAGTGGCGCGAGCTCGTCACACAGGAGACCACCGGCGAGGTGGACATCGCGCTCGTCGGAAAGTACGACCTCGAAGACGCCTACCTGTCCGTCCACGAGGCGCTGAAACACGCCGGCCTCGACCAGGGGGTCGACGTGAACGTGTTGTGGGTCGACGCCGAGGAGATGACCGACGAACACCGCGACCGGCTAGAACGCGCCGACGGACTCGTCGTCCCCGGCGGCTTCGGAGCCAGGGGGACCGACGGGAAGATCGAGGCCGTCCGCTACGCCCGCGAGCACGACGTTCCCTTCCTCGGGCTGTGTCTCGGTTTCCAGATGGCCGTCATCGAGTTCGCGCGCAACGTCTGCGGGCTGGACCACGCCGACTCGACGGAGTTCGAAGAGGAGACCCCACACCCGGTCATCGCCATCCTCCCCGAGCAGTACGAAGTCGAGGACATGGGCGGGACGATGCGGCTGGGTGCCCACGAGACGCAGATTCAGGAGGGGACCCTCGCCGCGGAGCTTTACGACGGCGACTCCTGTACCGAGCGCCACCGCCACCGCTACGAGGTGAACCCCGAGTACATCGACGAACTCGAAAGCGCCGGAATAACGTTCTCGGGGCGTGCAGGCAATCGCATGGAGATACTCGAACTCGACGACCACCCGTACTTCGTCGGCACGCAGTTCCACCCCGAGTTCCGCTCGCGCCCCGGGCGCGCATCACCACCGTTCGTCGGCCTGCTCGATGCCGTCCTCGGAGGTGACGACTGA
- a CDS encoding universal stress protein → MAKGQFGHVLVPVASDADAESTAEALADHLDADRVTVVHVVEKAGGAPDKAGVEQREEAAAEAFERFEEAYGESVETDIVYDTDVADGLLTAAAEVGADALAFTPRGGGWFERLLSGSVTRQLLDETDRPVVVLPGGDQ, encoded by the coding sequence ATGGCTAAGGGACAGTTCGGACACGTGCTCGTCCCGGTCGCCTCGGACGCCGACGCGGAATCCACCGCCGAAGCGCTGGCCGACCACCTCGACGCCGACCGCGTCACCGTCGTCCACGTCGTCGAGAAGGCCGGCGGCGCACCGGACAAGGCGGGCGTCGAGCAGCGAGAAGAAGCAGCGGCCGAGGCGTTCGAGCGCTTCGAGGAGGCGTACGGCGAGTCCGTCGAGACGGACATCGTCTACGACACAGACGTTGCGGACGGACTCCTGACCGCGGCCGCCGAGGTGGGGGCCGACGCGCTCGCCTTCACGCCCCGCGGTGGCGGCTGGTTCGAGCGGCTCCTCTCGGGGAGCGTGACCCGCCAGCTACTCGACGAGACGGACCGACCCGTCGTCGTACTGCCCGGGGGCGACCAGTGA
- a CDS encoding amino acid permease, with translation MSDEELAKDLGPFAALTIGVGTMIGAGIFVLPRQAITDAGSFAVVSFVLGGVIALFTAFSASELGTAMPKSGGAYYYVNRALGPFFGSIAGWSNWLGLAFASAFYMVGFGRYIQNIIGVTGSLELGIISIAWVKIIGLFGAALFTFVNYVGAKETGKLQNVIVAILVVILAAFTILGTTQANVANLPAATGYGPMFATTGLIFVSYLGFVQITSVAEEIKEPGKNLPRAIIGSVVIVTVIYALVLIVMSAAVEPGFIAALSEQQIAVVEVGRLIFWPLGTALLIGGLLATASSANASILASSRINFAMGRDRIVTPDLNEIHDRYGTPYKSIAITGGLILVFILLANVETLSTLSSVLHLVIYALLNVALIVMREADVPEYQPSYTVPLYPFTPIVGAIVSLALIYFIDPRVIAIGAAFVVFAGLWYLFYARSRTTRSGVLGDWIRSRSDELPDAAVSAAASVEPDANDYRVMVPLANPNTERDLIKLGAALAKHHGGTLDAVHIVTVPDQTDLQYASEHLEDFDDDPGALLERARVDADELGVPIETHTVISHRGFEEVFDAATTHEADTVVMGWGGDSHGSPGRIESAYDEVMQKLPCDFIVMKDRGFDPSRVLVPTAGGPDSELSAAVARILRDAYDSEVTLLHVADDEEAGRTFLEGWAEENGLSDATLRIETGDVETAIERAAQDATLLSIGATEQGLLSRLVSDSLTLDVIDDLDCTVLLTETAHDRSLRDRLFGSR, from the coding sequence GTGAGCGACGAGGAACTCGCCAAGGACCTCGGTCCCTTCGCCGCGCTCACCATCGGCGTCGGGACGATGATCGGCGCGGGTATCTTCGTGTTGCCGCGACAGGCGATTACCGACGCCGGCTCCTTCGCCGTCGTCTCCTTCGTCCTCGGCGGCGTCATCGCACTCTTCACGGCCTTTTCCGCCTCCGAGTTGGGGACGGCGATGCCGAAATCCGGCGGTGCGTACTACTACGTGAATCGCGCGCTGGGTCCCTTCTTCGGCTCCATCGCCGGCTGGTCGAACTGGCTCGGACTCGCCTTCGCCTCGGCGTTCTACATGGTCGGCTTCGGCCGCTACATCCAGAACATCATCGGCGTCACCGGGAGCTTGGAACTCGGAATCATCTCGATCGCGTGGGTGAAGATTATCGGGCTGTTCGGTGCGGCGCTGTTCACCTTCGTCAACTACGTCGGCGCGAAGGAGACCGGAAAACTCCAGAACGTCATCGTCGCGATTCTCGTCGTCATCCTCGCGGCCTTTACCATCCTCGGGACGACGCAGGCGAACGTGGCGAACCTACCGGCGGCGACCGGCTACGGGCCGATGTTCGCGACCACGGGCCTCATCTTCGTCTCGTATCTCGGTTTCGTCCAGATCACGAGCGTCGCCGAGGAAATCAAGGAGCCGGGCAAGAACCTCCCGCGTGCGATCATCGGGAGCGTTGTCATCGTGACCGTCATCTACGCGCTCGTGCTCATCGTGATGAGCGCGGCCGTCGAGCCGGGGTTCATCGCGGCGCTGTCCGAACAGCAGATTGCCGTCGTCGAGGTCGGACGGCTCATCTTCTGGCCGCTCGGCACCGCGCTGCTCATCGGCGGCCTGCTGGCGACGGCCTCGTCCGCGAACGCGTCCATCCTCGCGTCCTCGCGCATCAACTTCGCGATGGGCCGCGACCGCATCGTCACGCCCGACCTCAACGAGATTCACGATCGCTACGGCACTCCGTACAAATCCATCGCAATCACCGGCGGGCTGATTCTCGTCTTCATCCTGCTGGCGAACGTGGAGACGCTCTCCACGCTCAGCAGCGTGCTCCACCTCGTCATCTACGCCCTCCTGAACGTCGCGCTCATCGTGATGCGGGAAGCCGACGTGCCGGAGTATCAACCCAGCTACACGGTGCCGCTGTACCCGTTTACACCAATCGTCGGCGCAATCGTCTCGCTGGCGCTGATTTACTTCATCGACCCGCGGGTCATCGCCATCGGCGCTGCCTTCGTCGTCTTCGCCGGGCTGTGGTATCTGTTCTACGCCCGGTCGCGCACCACCAGAAGCGGCGTGCTCGGTGACTGGATTCGCTCGCGCTCCGATGAGCTTCCCGACGCGGCCGTCTCGGCCGCTGCGTCGGTCGAACCCGACGCCAACGATTACCGCGTGATGGTGCCGCTCGCGAATCCGAACACCGAACGCGACCTCATCAAGCTCGGGGCGGCCCTGGCGAAACACCACGGCGGCACGCTCGACGCCGTCCACATCGTCACCGTCCCCGACCAGACGGACCTCCAGTACGCCAGCGAACACCTCGAGGACTTCGATGACGACCCCGGCGCGTTGTTGGAGCGTGCCCGCGTCGACGCCGACGAACTCGGCGTCCCCATCGAGACACACACCGTCATCTCCCACCGCGGCTTCGAGGAAGTGTTCGACGCCGCGACGACCCACGAGGCCGACACCGTCGTCATGGGCTGGGGCGGTGACAGCCACGGCTCGCCGGGCCGTATCGAGTCGGCGTACGACGAAGTGATGCAGAAGCTGCCGTGTGACTTCATCGTCATGAAGGACCGCGGCTTCGACCCGTCGCGCGTGCTCGTCCCGACGGCCGGCGGTCCCGACTCCGAGCTGTCGGCGGCCGTCGCCCGCATCCTTCGGGACGCCTACGACTCCGAGGTGACGCTGTTGCACGTCGCCGACGACGAGGAGGCCGGTCGGACGTTCCTCGAAGGGTGGGCCGAGGAGAACGGTCTGTCCGACGCCACGCTCAGAATTGAGACCGGCGACGTGGAGACGGCAATCGAGCGGGCCGCACAGGACGCCACCCTGTTGTCCATCGGTGCGACCGAACAGGGGCTGCTCTCGCGGCTCGTCTCCGACTCGCTCACGCTGGATGTCATCGACGACCTCGACTGCACCGTGCTCCTGACGGAGACGGCACACGACCGCTCGCTGCGCGACCGGCTGTTCGGCTCGCGGTAG